A region of Phosphitispora fastidiosa DNA encodes the following proteins:
- a CDS encoding alpha-1,2-fucosyltransferase, with translation MANLFSRGKTIIGLHIRRGDYNDYKGTNKQVFFFIAPSAWYKSWLSSIWSIVPDPVLFMASDEIDVAASEFSEYHPVTVQDLYSPLPDNYFYPDFYLLSQCDMLAISNSTFSFAASMLNNKAKSFLRPVLHLKRLIPYDPWAS, from the coding sequence TTGGCAAACCTGTTCTCCCGGGGTAAAACAATTATCGGATTGCATATCAGAAGAGGAGATTATAATGACTATAAAGGTACAAACAAACAAGTATTTTTCTTTATTGCTCCAAGTGCTTGGTACAAAAGCTGGCTTAGTTCCATCTGGTCAATAGTGCCTGATCCGGTATTGTTCATGGCCAGCGACGAAATAGATGTTGCTGCCTCAGAGTTCTCGGAATATCATCCTGTAACTGTGCAAGACTTATACAGTCCGCTCCCCGACAATTACTTCTATCCCGACTTTTATTTGTTAAGTCAATGTGATATGTTGGCAATTTCGAATAGCACCTTTTCCTTTGCAGCAAGTATGCTGAACAATAAGGCAAAATCTTTTCTGCGGCCTGTTCTGCATTTAAAAAGACTAATTCCATATGATCCCTGGGCAAGCTAG
- a CDS encoding HEPN domain-containing protein gives MKLHEDWLIKAKHDLLSSKKLFAGNDPILDTAVYHTQQCAEKSLKAYLAYYGKPVIRTHDLNELVNQCADIDPDFDVLHDLVDELNPYSTLFRYPGDLLTPEHSDVEIAIEIAAKIMTFVTEKIKKHDGQTAVTLP, from the coding sequence ATGAAGCTGCATGAAGACTGGTTAATTAAAGCTAAACACGATTTATTGTCTTCCAAGAAATTATTTGCCGGTAACGATCCAATTCTTGATACAGCGGTATATCATACGCAGCAATGTGCTGAAAAATCATTAAAGGCCTATTTAGCGTATTACGGAAAACCTGTGATTAGGACTCATGATCTGAATGAACTGGTTAACCAATGTGCTGACATTGACCCGGATTTTGATGTTTTACATGACCTTGTTGATGAATTAAACCCTTATAGCACGCTTTTCCGGTATCCCGGTGATTTATTAACACCGGAACACTCAGATGTGGAAATTGCTATTGAAATTGCTGCGAAGATAATGACTTTTGTTACAGAAAAGATTAAGAAGCACGACGGACAAACAGCAGTCACTTTACCGTGA
- a CDS encoding nucleotidyltransferase domain-containing protein: MVDNQKISIIVEKLVKAYEPKKIYLFGSFAWGKPQEDSDLDILIIVDHSEQKTYKRMKPAYQALRDMRVSKDILVYTEEEFEKLALEPSSLFYKIKLQGVKLYEAA, from the coding sequence ATGGTAGATAATCAAAAGATATCTATAATTGTAGAAAAGCTGGTAAAGGCCTATGAGCCAAAGAAGATATATCTTTTTGGCTCCTTTGCATGGGGAAAACCACAAGAGGACAGTGACCTGGATATTCTCATAATTGTTGATCACTCAGAACAAAAAACATATAAAAGAATGAAACCGGCTTATCAGGCTCTGAGGGATATGAGAGTTTCAAAAGATATATTGGTATACACCGAAGAGGAATTTGAAAAACTTGCATTAGAGCCATCTTCATTGTTTTATAAAATAAAACTCCAGGGAGTGAAACTTTATGAAGCTGCATGA
- a CDS encoding DUF6063 family protein, translating to MEWLEDDVRWAFKIFMKLLEKGVIDETQRDYHYNYSRPEVRNILEEVIEKEADVKIFSTGDMLFLSPGVGNRVFGYKNDELRKKLGLRNNSELYLAYFIILNLLAKFYNSDDQSLASRQFVPLEELEETVSMHVSTIMEADPADIEAQEDNYRINLLSVAETWLDIPAFDDKIVNLKKAVNNRISFILRIMRFLEEEGLVQVLEDREIRLLPKMEHLVVKYYFNSHRKDYLLQMLSESLPLLAKDISAAALELKE from the coding sequence ATGGAGTGGCTTGAGGATGATGTGCGATGGGCTTTTAAAATCTTTATGAAACTGCTGGAGAAAGGCGTTATTGACGAAACCCAGCGGGATTACCATTACAATTACAGCCGCCCTGAGGTGCGAAATATACTTGAAGAAGTAATTGAGAAGGAAGCAGATGTTAAGATTTTTTCCACCGGTGATATGTTATTTCTATCCCCCGGAGTGGGGAACCGGGTCTTTGGATACAAGAATGATGAACTGAGGAAAAAGCTGGGTCTTCGAAATAACAGTGAACTTTACCTGGCGTATTTCATCATCCTCAATCTGCTGGCCAAGTTCTATAACAGTGATGACCAGTCTTTGGCTTCCCGCCAGTTTGTCCCTCTTGAAGAACTGGAGGAAACCGTATCTATGCACGTCAGTACTATTATGGAAGCAGACCCGGCGGATATAGAGGCCCAGGAAGATAATTACCGGATAAACTTACTGAGTGTTGCTGAAACATGGCTGGATATTCCGGCCTTTGATGACAAGATTGTCAATTTAAAGAAGGCTGTAAACAACAGGATCAGCTTTATTCTGAGAATCATGAGATTTCTGGAAGAAGAAGGATTGGTCCAGGTGCTGGAAGACAGGGAAATCAGGCTTTTACCCAAAATGGAGCACTTAGTTGTTAAGTATTATTTTAACAGTCATCGCAAGGATTATTTGCTGCAGATGCTGTCAGAATCCCTGCCCCTGCTGGCCAAAGACATTTCAGCCGCAGCTTTGGAACTTAAGGAATGA
- a CDS encoding Wadjet anti-phage system protein JetD domain-containing protein yields MKQAVISFIVNQKKKLIECELIERHVIGSLGIDGYWKAGGYPVLAEIITDMVEKGILSPVKARGINCKSPELYNIYRIVPSDEKPELEKRRQLLTQYHPMINTSFYLRHVKELEQDERYISLLDRFLKDNPDLGKLTPITVNERSFQVFRDEKWLLSVQGQNFLQRVGLDLDKLQCYITHEPFFYYSKKQNSGPVNVLIVENKDTFFSLKTLFQEGINSWDGIEFSLLIYGEGRKIEKSISFYGELDDYQNVTSEFCYFGDLDPEGISIWHALAAKIPVKPFVFFYKILFEKYGFDAPVVRKNQRFSHEAVEEFAAYFTKDIAAGMKKMLMAGYYLPQEGLDYAAMRVLAAEQKD; encoded by the coding sequence ATGAAACAAGCAGTAATAAGTTTTATAGTGAACCAAAAGAAAAAACTTATAGAATGTGAACTTATAGAAAGACATGTAATTGGTTCTCTGGGGATTGACGGCTACTGGAAGGCCGGAGGATATCCGGTACTTGCTGAAATAATCACAGACATGGTTGAAAAGGGCATCCTTTCACCGGTTAAGGCAAGAGGAATAAACTGTAAGAGTCCCGAGCTTTATAATATTTACCGGATTGTGCCCAGTGATGAAAAGCCGGAGCTGGAAAAGAGGCGGCAGCTATTAACCCAGTATCATCCAATGATAAACACCTCATTTTATCTCAGGCACGTCAAAGAGCTTGAGCAGGATGAGAGGTACATATCTTTACTTGACCGTTTTTTAAAAGATAACCCTGATTTGGGTAAACTGACTCCAATTACTGTTAATGAGCGGTCTTTTCAGGTCTTTCGTGATGAGAAGTGGCTTCTTTCGGTTCAGGGGCAGAATTTTTTACAGCGGGTTGGCCTGGACTTGGATAAATTGCAGTGTTATATTACTCATGAGCCGTTTTTTTATTATAGCAAGAAGCAAAACAGCGGCCCAGTTAATGTGCTCATTGTAGAGAACAAAGACACGTTCTTTTCCTTGAAGACTCTTTTTCAGGAAGGCATTAATTCATGGGATGGTATAGAGTTTTCCCTGCTGATTTATGGTGAAGGGCGAAAGATAGAAAAAAGTATTTCCTTTTACGGGGAACTTGATGATTATCAAAATGTAACCTCTGAGTTTTGCTATTTTGGGGATTTAGACCCCGAAGGAATTAGTATATGGCATGCTCTTGCTGCGAAAATACCTGTTAAACCGTTTGTCTTCTTTTATAAGATTTTGTTTGAGAAGTATGGTTTTGATGCCCCTGTGGTTAGGAAAAACCAGAGGTTTTCCCATGAGGCAGTTGAAGAATTTGCGGCATATTTTACCAAGGATATTGCGGCAGGGATGAAAAAGATGCTGATGGCGGGGTATTACCTTCCTCAGGAAGGACTTGATTATGCAGCTATGCGGGTTTTGGCGGCAGAGCAGAAAGATTAG